One segment of Odontesthes bonariensis isolate fOdoBon6 chromosome 1, fOdoBon6.hap1, whole genome shotgun sequence DNA contains the following:
- the LOC142383508 gene encoding uncharacterized protein LOC142383508 has protein sequence MDGPAGNAKKEMPKRARNPPKKMCFYEADPGSPKDDSDGLFVFLTFEDGYTAKIFNVCDIQSKDDKPTACLRDLKPGEEVLARWSDNKFYSATVDFVGTVNKTVDAKKATKKDMKKKDAAAQRFYNLPSLPQTDQSTSEQDHSNTVDHKVILSPTTWPVYQPPPTESSLPIQPQHQPVTARPQYQVPVSQSSPRTHPCYELPPIQPPHQYVPTLSPVTHCSNLSQYSKHHQSHTALPTSSDLSEQPVFMDLDHQRQPPAPTVTAKESFLKMLYSPSKNQTLAVLGDQSQPSTSEHETSSSSIWRVNFQFA, from the exons ATGGATGGCCCAGCAGGAAATGCCAAAAAAGAGATGCCCAAAAGAGCGCGAAACCCACCGAAGAAGATGTGTTTTTATGAAGCAGACCCCGGCTCACCCAAAGACGACTCAGATG gactttttgtatttttgaccTTTGAAGATGGATACACGGCAAAGATTTTTAATGTCTGTGATATACAAAGCAAAGATGATAAACCCACCGCCTGCCTTAGAGATCTGAAGCCAGGGGAAGAAGTACTTGCAAGATGGTCCGACAACAAGTTCTACAGCGCCACAGTAGACTTCGTTGGAACAGTTAACAAGACAGTGGATGCCAAGAAGGCCACAAAgaaagacatgaaaaaaaaagatgcagctGCTCAAAGATTCTACAACCTTCCATCACTACCTCAAACAGATCAGTCCACCTCTGAACAGGATCATTCAAATACTGTGGATCACAAAGTCATCCTGTCTCCAACTACCTGGCCAGTGTACCAACCTCCACCTACCGAGTCATCTTTACCTATCCAGCCACAGCACCAGCCTGTAACTGCCCGGCCACAGTACCAGGTTCCAGTTTCCCAGTCATCGCCACGTACGCATCCATGTTACGAGCTTCCACCTATCCAGCCGCCCCACCAGTATGTACCCACTCTGTCTCCAGTCACACATTGTTCCAATCTTTCACAGTATTCAAAGCATCACCAATCTCACACGGCACTGCCCACATCTTCAGACCTGTCAGAACAACCTGTTTTCATGGATTTGGATCACCAAAGACAGCCACCAGCTCCTACTGTAACAGCCAAAGAAAGCTTTCTCAAAATGTTGTACAGTCCTAGTAAAAATCAAACACTTGCTGTTCTTGGGGACCAGAGCCAGCCTAGTACATCTGAACATGAGACTTCTTCAAGCTC AATATGGAGAGTCAATTTTCAGTTTGCCTGA